One Lysinibacillus fusiformis genomic window carries:
- the dnaG gene encoding DNA primase — MVMKLAGKIPEEVIEQIRTQSDIVDVISEYMQLTKRGRNWFGLCPFHGEQTPSFSVSTDKQIFHCFGCGAGGNAITFVMDIEGITFPDAVVKLGERAGIHLDVGPSLPEVTKTVSKAEERMKEAHAFAADFFHHLLLNTEDGEEPLNYLLERGFTRELIESNSIGWSLPSFDALTILLERKGYNLQEIADSGLIIKREGEERYFDRFRGRIMFPIRDENGKIIAFSGRILSSTGEEAKYLNSPESPIFHKSEVLYNLDKARTSIRKNRHVVLMEGFMDVLAANSVGVTNAVATMGTSLTNQHITKLKRLVEQVTICYDGDNAGFDAAKRAAQLLQTERMKVDIAVLPDKQDPDEYIRSLGGQAFKEQILENPHAYIAFMMMHARRNKNFQFENDTLQYIQEVLEQLVGRSSPVERDLYIRQLSNETNISEEAIYAQFRKIEASQVRSAKVELPKQMPSMPVTQQQKPMDAAERAERLLLAHMLHNIDVVDRVLRNEQREPFVRDAYMAVFVRLVGFYEEFGHSDYQRFVEILDDLELRKIVMEAALVERDPDHAEAEVSDSIRQLQKYRIEQEIHQKMHESKEAEKMHEYARALEIAQQIIHLRKSLSAI, encoded by the coding sequence ATGGTGATGAAATTGGCAGGGAAGATTCCAGAAGAAGTGATTGAACAGATTCGAACACAATCGGATATTGTGGATGTCATTAGTGAATATATGCAGCTCACAAAGCGTGGGCGTAATTGGTTTGGACTCTGTCCATTTCATGGAGAACAAACACCATCTTTTTCTGTGTCAACAGACAAGCAGATTTTTCATTGCTTTGGTTGCGGGGCAGGCGGTAATGCCATTACTTTTGTCATGGACATTGAGGGGATAACTTTCCCAGACGCAGTCGTGAAACTTGGTGAACGTGCTGGCATACATTTAGATGTTGGTCCAAGTTTACCTGAAGTGACGAAAACGGTCTCTAAAGCTGAAGAGCGCATGAAAGAAGCTCATGCTTTTGCAGCGGATTTTTTCCATCATTTACTGTTGAACACAGAAGATGGTGAAGAGCCTTTAAATTATTTGCTAGAAAGAGGATTTACAAGGGAACTTATCGAATCTAATAGCATTGGATGGTCTCTCCCAAGCTTTGATGCACTAACGATATTGCTTGAAAGAAAAGGTTATAACTTACAAGAAATAGCAGATAGTGGTTTAATTATCAAGCGTGAAGGGGAAGAGCGCTATTTTGATCGTTTTAGAGGGCGTATTATGTTTCCGATTCGTGATGAGAATGGAAAAATCATTGCTTTCTCAGGACGAATACTTTCATCGACTGGTGAAGAGGCAAAATATTTAAATAGTCCAGAATCACCAATTTTTCATAAGAGTGAAGTGCTTTATAACCTAGATAAGGCACGAACCTCCATTCGAAAAAATCGTCATGTAGTATTGATGGAAGGATTTATGGATGTTTTAGCAGCTAATTCAGTAGGTGTAACGAATGCCGTCGCTACAATGGGTACTTCGCTTACGAATCAGCATATCACAAAGCTAAAGCGCTTAGTAGAGCAAGTTACGATTTGCTATGACGGTGATAACGCTGGATTTGATGCGGCGAAAAGGGCGGCACAGTTACTGCAAACTGAACGCATGAAAGTCGATATTGCAGTGTTACCTGACAAACAAGACCCTGATGAATATATTCGGAGTCTAGGTGGACAAGCCTTTAAAGAACAGATTTTGGAAAATCCACATGCGTATATTGCTTTCATGATGATGCATGCTAGACGCAATAAGAATTTTCAGTTTGAAAATGATACGCTTCAATATATTCAAGAAGTACTTGAACAACTAGTAGGTCGATCCTCACCAGTCGAACGAGATTTGTATATACGACAGCTATCGAATGAAACAAATATTTCGGAAGAAGCGATTTATGCTCAATTTCGAAAAATAGAGGCAAGTCAGGTACGTTCTGCAAAAGTAGAGCTGCCAAAACAGATGCCTTCGATGCCAGTCACGCAGCAACAAAAGCCTATGGACGCAGCCGAACGTGCCGAACGTTTATTACTGGCTCATATGCTTCATAATATAGATGTAGTGGACAGGGTATTACGTAATGAACAAAGAGAGCCTTTTGTACGAGATGCGTATATGGCTGTTTTTGTTCGGTTAGTAGGATTTTACGAGGAATTCGGTCATTCAGATTATCAGCGCTTTGTAGAGATTCTAGATGACCTTGAATTACGAAAAATTGTCATGGAAGCGGCTTTAGTAGAGAGAGACCCTGATCATGCAGAGGCAGAGGTTTCAGATTCTATACGTCAGCTGCAGAAATATCGAATTGAGCAAGAAATTCACCAAAAGATGCATGAGTCAAAGGAAGCGGAGAAGATGCATGAGTATGCGCGTGCACTTGAAATCGCCCAACAGATTATTCATTTAAGAAAATCGTTATCGGCGATTTAA
- a CDS encoding pyruvate, water dikinase regulatory protein, whose amino-acid sequence MKKLRVFVVSDSVGETGDQVAKAVISQFRPGLEKTIIRRFPHIQSEELIRKIVCLAAKQKAFIIYTLVQQEMRALLHELCEKEKVHAADILGTALKSMATFMEEIPLETPGIVHQLDDDYFKKIEAIEFAVKYDDGRDPRGLLQADIVLIGVSRTSKTPLSQYLAHKRYKVANVPLVPEVEPPDELLQIDPKKCFGLIISPDKLNYIRKERLMSLGLNDDAIYAQHTRILEEIQHFEKIVAKIGCKVIDVTNKAVEETANEIIEHITNC is encoded by the coding sequence ATGAAGAAACTTCGAGTTTTTGTCGTTTCCGATTCAGTCGGTGAAACGGGTGACCAAGTAGCAAAGGCCGTTATTAGTCAATTTCGACCAGGTTTAGAGAAAACTATTATTCGTCGCTTTCCACATATTCAATCTGAAGAACTTATACGTAAAATTGTCTGCCTAGCAGCGAAACAGAAGGCATTCATTATTTATACACTTGTTCAGCAGGAGATGCGTGCATTATTACATGAATTATGTGAGAAAGAAAAAGTACATGCCGCGGATATATTGGGAACTGCGCTGAAATCAATGGCTACGTTTATGGAAGAAATCCCACTAGAAACACCAGGAATTGTACATCAGCTTGATGACGATTACTTCAAAAAAATTGAAGCGATTGAATTTGCGGTGAAATATGACGATGGTAGAGACCCACGTGGTTTATTGCAAGCAGATATTGTGCTAATTGGGGTATCCCGTACATCGAAAACACCACTTTCGCAATATTTAGCACATAAACGTTATAAAGTGGCGAATGTACCATTAGTCCCAGAAGTGGAGCCACCAGATGAATTATTACAAATAGATCCGAAAAAATGTTTTGGCTTAATTATTTCTCCTGATAAATTAAACTATATTAGAAAAGAGAGATTAATGTCTTTAGGATTAAATGATGACGCCATCTATGCGCAACATACGCGTATATTAGAAGAAATTCAACATTTTGAAAAAATTGTCGCTAAAATTGGCTGTAAAGTTATTGATGTGACTAACAAAGCTGTAGAAGAAACAGCGAATGAAATTATCGAGCATATTACAAACTGTTAA
- a CDS encoding helix-turn-helix transcriptional regulator, whose amino-acid sequence MSPIELNKRQEDILQIVKENGPITGEHIAERLNLTRATLRPDLAILTMAGFLDARPRVGYFYSGKKTSVTMTDSINNLKVKDFHSGPVVVPETMTVYDAICFMFSEDVGTLFVVDKNEFLTGVLSRKDLLRTSIGTQDLNKIPVHIIMTRMPNISYCERSDSLIVAANKLIEREVDSLPVIEPQEGGLLIVGRLTKTTITRAFLSLAQNV is encoded by the coding sequence GTGAGTCCAATCGAACTCAATAAACGTCAGGAAGACATTTTACAAATTGTGAAAGAAAACGGCCCGATTACAGGCGAACATATTGCAGAACGTCTTAATCTGACAAGAGCGACATTAAGACCAGATTTAGCTATTCTTACGATGGCGGGGTTTTTAGATGCTAGACCACGTGTGGGCTACTTCTATTCAGGTAAAAAAACGTCCGTTACAATGACGGATAGCATCAACAATTTAAAAGTGAAAGATTTTCACTCTGGCCCGGTAGTTGTGCCAGAAACAATGACTGTGTATGATGCGATTTGCTTCATGTTTTCGGAGGATGTGGGGACCCTCTTTGTCGTAGATAAAAACGAATTTTTGACAGGAGTACTGTCTCGTAAGGATTTACTGCGTACAAGTATTGGCACGCAGGATTTAAATAAAATTCCTGTACATATCATTATGACGAGAATGCCAAATATTTCGTACTGTGAAAGATCGGATTCGTTAATTGTCGCAGCGAATAAACTAATTGAGCGTGAAGTGGATTCGTTACCGGTAATAGAACCTCAAGAGGGTGGCTTATTAATTGTTGGGCGTCTTACAAAGACCACGATTACACGTGCTTTCTTATCACTTGCTCAAAATGTCTAA
- a CDS encoding glycine--tRNA ligase, whose amino-acid sequence MANKSMETIVSLAKHRGFVFPGSEIYGGLANTWDYGPLGVELKNNVKKAWWLKFVQESEHNVGIDAAILMNPKAWVASGHVGNFNDPMVDCKACKARHRADKIIEDAALAKGDEIIVDGMTFDQMKETMVKYDVVCPDCGKADFTDIRQFNLMFKTFQGVTESSTNEIFLRPETAQGIFVNFKNVQRSMRKRTPFGIAQIGKSFRNEITPGNFTFRTREFEQMELEFFCKPGEDLEWHAYWKEFCKNWLLNLGMKEDSMRLRDHEEDELSHYSNATTDIEFKFPFGWGELWGVADRTDFDLKQHMEHSGEDFTYIDPVTNERYVPYCIEPSLGADRVTLAFLCDAYDEEELEGDDKRTVLRFHPALAPFKAAVLPLSKKLSDEAADVWSELRKAFPVDYDESQSIGKRYRRQDEIGTPFCITYDFDSKEDGQVTVRHRDSMDQVRMPIADVKAYIEKHLQF is encoded by the coding sequence ATGGCTAACAAATCAATGGAAACTATTGTATCTTTAGCGAAGCATCGAGGCTTTGTCTTCCCTGGTTCTGAAATCTATGGGGGCTTAGCAAACACTTGGGATTACGGTCCACTTGGGGTTGAATTAAAAAATAATGTAAAAAAAGCATGGTGGCTAAAATTCGTTCAAGAATCAGAACATAATGTAGGTATTGACGCTGCAATCCTCATGAACCCAAAAGCATGGGTTGCTTCTGGTCACGTAGGAAACTTCAATGATCCAATGGTTGACTGTAAAGCATGTAAAGCGCGTCACCGTGCAGATAAAATCATCGAAGACGCTGCTTTAGCAAAAGGCGATGAAATTATTGTAGACGGAATGACATTCGACCAAATGAAAGAGACAATGGTGAAATACGACGTTGTTTGCCCAGATTGTGGCAAGGCTGATTTCACAGATATTCGACAATTTAATTTAATGTTCAAAACATTCCAAGGTGTAACTGAATCTTCTACAAACGAAATTTTCTTACGACCAGAAACAGCGCAAGGTATTTTCGTAAACTTCAAAAACGTTCAACGCTCTATGCGTAAACGTACACCATTTGGTATAGCACAAATCGGTAAATCATTCCGTAACGAAATTACACCAGGTAATTTCACATTCCGTACACGTGAATTTGAACAAATGGAGCTAGAATTCTTCTGTAAGCCAGGTGAAGACCTGGAGTGGCATGCATATTGGAAAGAATTTTGTAAAAACTGGTTACTGAACTTAGGTATGAAAGAAGATTCAATGCGTCTTCGTGATCATGAGGAAGATGAATTATCCCACTATTCAAACGCAACAACAGATATCGAATTCAAATTTCCATTTGGTTGGGGTGAGCTGTGGGGAGTAGCTGACCGTACAGACTTCGACTTAAAGCAACATATGGAGCATTCTGGAGAAGATTTCACGTATATCGATCCTGTCACGAATGAACGCTATGTACCATATTGCATTGAGCCGTCTTTAGGTGCAGACCGTGTAACATTAGCATTCTTATGTGATGCCTATGATGAAGAAGAGCTTGAAGGAGATGATAAGCGTACAGTATTACGTTTCCACCCTGCTCTTGCACCATTTAAAGCAGCAGTTTTACCGCTTTCAAAAAAATTATCAGATGAAGCTGCTGATGTTTGGTCGGAGCTTCGCAAAGCATTCCCAGTAGACTATGATGAATCACAATCAATTGGTAAACGCTACCGTCGTCAAGATGAAATCGGTACACCATTCTGTATCACATACGATTTTGATTCAAAAGAAGACGGTCAAGTAACAGTACGTCACCGTGATTCTATGGACCAAGTTCGCATGCCAATCGCCGATGTTAAGGCATACATTGAAAAACATCTTCAATTCTAA
- a CDS encoding HD-GYP domain-containing protein gives MWQKNVLRKVTLSIDEVEADDILAEDIFSEYRLLAKRDLVLTERIIALLKLRKVEELSVYLPSESVRIVYDLGAQRTREYEDIFAPLIEKKEEIDEYKEAVNNLFMTTLENVVHELRYGQILKSIQDTSYVRSIFELILEEKHRYDLLMRLREWDEYSFVHSFDVFVLGTIFARHLGLTDIETLARGYLFHDIGKVFIPQEILNLKRKLSEDEFEIVKMHTTKGFELLVENGEEDIAYLARDHHERFAGKGYPNQLCADEMSEGVQLLQIIDVYSAMTSKRVYHTGYGATDALAVLYRDRHLYNEKFMHKFVECLGIYPVNSVVLLSDYRRAQVELVYDLFPTLPKVKLLDEQTSMNLPLNYSVKIVEMFDYRADSFEEIFNLFVEQLIRCDEKNLRVHFNKLIDHLHPKEIVLKIFLPAFRILRLLTREIQTDMTKYRNSINILKKLLEEQLNVLYMDYQHDQTTVLVVETSLRENFFVKLVQSILYIDKIVPFFINPGDNQRITQLMEHCEVNVAYFIEDELTMEKRVRPMREGTFLYYSLNDIEELLVSLVGMSMKRFSFEEKMQERLFTKLKS, from the coding sequence ATGTGGCAAAAAAATGTGCTAAGAAAAGTGACATTAAGTATTGACGAAGTGGAAGCGGATGATATTTTAGCTGAAGATATTTTTTCCGAGTATCGCTTATTAGCTAAAAGAGATTTAGTGTTAACCGAACGGATTATTGCATTACTCAAGCTTAGAAAAGTAGAAGAATTATCAGTTTATTTACCTTCAGAATCAGTACGAATTGTCTATGATTTAGGTGCACAGCGTACGAGGGAGTATGAGGATATATTTGCACCACTTATAGAGAAAAAGGAAGAGATTGATGAGTATAAAGAAGCGGTAAACAATCTTTTTATGACAACTTTAGAGAATGTTGTTCATGAATTGCGTTATGGCCAAATTTTAAAGAGTATACAGGATACTTCATATGTAAGGAGCATTTTTGAACTGATTTTGGAAGAAAAGCATCGCTATGACTTACTTATGCGCTTAAGAGAATGGGATGAGTATTCATTTGTTCATTCGTTTGACGTATTCGTACTAGGTACAATCTTTGCACGTCATTTAGGTCTAACAGATATCGAAACACTTGCAAGAGGCTATTTATTCCACGATATTGGAAAGGTATTTATTCCACAGGAAATTTTGAATTTAAAGCGAAAACTATCTGAAGATGAATTTGAAATTGTCAAAATGCATACTACAAAAGGATTTGAGCTACTTGTAGAGAATGGTGAAGAGGATATCGCCTATTTGGCTCGTGACCATCATGAGCGATTTGCTGGTAAAGGTTATCCAAATCAACTTTGTGCAGATGAAATGAGCGAGGGTGTTCAGTTATTACAGATAATCGATGTGTACTCCGCTATGACATCGAAACGTGTGTATCATACAGGGTATGGTGCGACAGATGCGCTAGCTGTTTTATATCGTGATCGTCATCTATATAACGAAAAATTTATGCATAAATTTGTGGAGTGCCTAGGGATTTATCCTGTGAACTCTGTTGTGCTACTTTCCGATTATCGAAGGGCACAAGTAGAACTTGTCTATGATTTATTTCCCACGCTACCAAAAGTAAAACTGTTAGATGAGCAGACGTCTATGAATTTGCCATTGAATTATAGTGTGAAAATCGTAGAAATGTTTGACTATCGTGCTGATAGTTTCGAAGAAATATTTAACTTGTTTGTAGAGCAATTAATTCGCTGTGACGAAAAAAACTTAAGAGTTCATTTTAATAAATTAATCGATCATTTGCATCCAAAAGAAATTGTTTTGAAAATCTTCTTACCTGCCTTCCGAATTTTGAGATTATTGACAAGAGAAATTCAAACCGATATGACGAAATATAGAAATTCTATTAATATCTTAAAGAAATTATTGGAAGAGCAACTAAATGTTTTATACATGGATTATCAGCATGATCAAACGACTGTGTTAGTGGTGGAGACATCACTTCGTGAAAATTTTTTCGTTAAATTAGTTCAGAGTATTTTGTATATTGATAAAATAGTGCCATTCTTTATCAATCCAGGAGACAATCAGCGGATTACACAACTTATGGAGCATTGCGAGGTAAATGTAGCCTACTTTATAGAAGATGAGTTAACAATGGAAAAACGCGTGCGTCCAATGCGTGAAGGCACATTTCTTTATTATTCATTAAATGATATTGAAGAGTTGCTTGTTAGTTTAGTAGGGATGAGTATGAAAAGGTTTTCATTTGAGGAAAAAATGCAAGAACGTTTATTTACAAAATTAAAGTCATAA
- a CDS encoding S-layer homology domain-containing protein: MNTHRFYQMAMAATLATSAIVIATPAYATTSFPDINTSTEEGQAILNLAQRGIISGYPDGTFKPANSITRTQAAKILAGILHLDTVNVTNPQFKDIQPGDENYGAIAALANAGIISGSNGYFYPTKNITRGQMSKMIVKGFDLPIADNTNIPFTDVIAGSEYEPYIQTLYANHITKGTTPTTFGPQNNVKRSQLATFVVRAESTLNNTTIFASNYYQDYIFASYGGIEPAEDIFTWDEEQDMTESITIKPLKEGTGKLVITGFTEDTEEFMDVFFLVHVKNVNGKLQTTLEEVDEADHIENLPLNLEESDLKFVPTEVSIQTADGQAVSSDLYALETKNNETTLSIFKNGQYLLTFTDGTQQQTMAADVYTYDFVRSIDLYELSNDLTFTSEDLSFEPINVVLEDLNDGSDPAYKIPVKATIVGSTLNVTPLAEGTAILHITGKDGETTYLYIEFLKIAGKWAAYYDFINDNGEF, from the coding sequence GTGAATACACATCGTTTTTATCAAATGGCTATGGCTGCGACTCTAGCAACAAGCGCTATCGTTATAGCTACCCCAGCATATGCTACTACATCATTCCCCGATATAAATACATCAACAGAGGAAGGTCAAGCAATTCTTAACTTAGCACAACGCGGTATTATTTCTGGCTACCCAGATGGTACATTCAAACCAGCAAATTCGATTACTCGTACACAAGCAGCAAAAATATTAGCTGGAATTTTACATCTTGATACTGTCAATGTGACGAACCCACAATTTAAGGATATACAACCTGGCGATGAAAACTATGGAGCGATTGCAGCATTAGCAAATGCTGGCATTATCAGTGGCTCAAATGGCTATTTCTACCCAACTAAAAATATTACTCGAGGTCAAATGTCAAAAATGATTGTCAAAGGTTTTGATTTACCGATTGCTGACAATACAAATATTCCTTTTACTGATGTGATAGCAGGAAGTGAATACGAACCGTATATTCAAACGCTTTATGCCAATCACATCACAAAAGGTACTACGCCTACTACATTTGGACCGCAAAATAATGTGAAACGATCACAATTAGCTACTTTTGTTGTTCGTGCTGAAAGCACACTAAACAATACTACTATTTTTGCAAGTAACTATTACCAAGATTACATCTTTGCTTCTTACGGTGGCATAGAACCAGCAGAAGATATTTTCACTTGGGACGAAGAACAAGACATGACTGAGTCTATTACGATTAAGCCTTTAAAAGAAGGTACTGGTAAATTAGTTATTACTGGTTTTACGGAAGATACTGAGGAGTTTATGGATGTCTTTTTCTTAGTTCATGTAAAAAATGTAAATGGAAAACTACAAACAACTTTGGAAGAAGTAGATGAAGCAGACCATATTGAAAACCTACCTTTAAATCTAGAGGAAAGTGATTTAAAATTCGTACCAACAGAAGTAAGTATTCAAACTGCTGATGGTCAAGCCGTATCTTCAGATTTATATGCTTTAGAAACAAAAAATAATGAAACAACATTATCCATCTTTAAAAATGGACAGTATCTTTTGACATTTACCGATGGTACACAACAACAAACTATGGCTGCCGATGTTTATACGTATGATTTTGTTCGTAGCATCGATCTTTACGAACTTTCAAATGATCTAACATTCACAAGCGAAGATTTATCGTTTGAGCCAATAAATGTCGTATTAGAAGATTTAAACGATGGTTCAGATCCTGCATACAAGATTCCAGTGAAAGCGACAATCGTGGGAAGCACATTGAATGTTACGCCTCTAGCGGAGGGAACAGCTATTTTACATATTACTGGTAAAGATGGCGAAACGACTTATTTATATATCGAATTCCTAAAAATCGCTGGTAAATGGGCTGCTTATTACGATTTTATCAATGATAATGGCGAATTTTAA
- the recO gene encoding DNA repair protein RecO → MLYKWEGIVLKARAYGESNKIVTLLTREAGKVATMARGAKKPSSRLAAVTQPFTYGMFMVQHHTGMGTLQQGEHLNSMRHIREDIMATAYASYIMELVERVVEEGKSEPFAFEVLLQALQAIEDGYDPEAITLFVEWKMLPYTGVQPILHACASCGAVDGEFAFSFAQGGFLCHRCYQHDPYIIRLTPTQLKLIRMFYSVPIDQIGKLELKKETKYFIKKIITTIYEEQTGIRFKTKKFIEQLERTPELQPRSTITNTEMPEED, encoded by the coding sequence TTGCTTTATAAATGGGAGGGTATTGTTCTAAAGGCACGTGCCTATGGAGAGTCTAACAAAATTGTAACGTTATTAACGCGTGAAGCTGGCAAGGTGGCAACTATGGCACGTGGTGCAAAGAAGCCTTCGAGTAGATTAGCTGCAGTGACTCAGCCATTCACATATGGCATGTTTATGGTACAACATCATACAGGTATGGGGACATTGCAACAAGGTGAACATCTGAATTCAATGCGTCATATTCGTGAGGATATTATGGCAACTGCCTACGCAAGTTATATAATGGAACTGGTTGAGCGAGTAGTGGAAGAGGGAAAATCAGAGCCGTTTGCATTTGAAGTGCTTTTACAAGCATTACAGGCAATTGAGGACGGTTATGATCCAGAAGCAATAACTCTGTTTGTAGAATGGAAGATGCTACCGTATACAGGTGTTCAACCCATTTTACATGCCTGTGCTTCATGCGGTGCGGTAGATGGAGAATTCGCCTTTTCCTTTGCGCAGGGCGGTTTTTTGTGTCACCGCTGTTATCAGCACGATCCATATATTATCCGTTTAACACCTACACAGCTAAAGCTTATACGAATGTTTTATAGTGTACCAATTGACCAAATTGGAAAACTAGAATTAAAGAAGGAAACAAAGTATTTTATCAAAAAAATTATTACAACAATTTATGAGGAACAAACAGGAATTCGCTTTAAGACAAAGAAATTTATCGAGCAATTGGAGAGAACGCCTGAATTACAACCAAGATCAACGATTACAAATACAGAAATGCCAGAGGAAGACTAA
- the era gene encoding GTPase Era: protein MLENNAGYKSGFISIIGRPNVGKSTFLNRVIGQKIAIMSDKPQTTRNKVQGVLTTDDSQMIFIDTPGIHKPKHKLGDFMLKVSKNTLREVDVIMFMVNAEQKLGKGDEFILELLEGNPTPVFLVINKIDQVHPDELMGIIDSYKERYDFAEIVPISALQGNNVENLLATLTKYLPEGPQYYPADQVTDHPERFIISELIREKVLHLTREEIPHSIAVVIDKIRRDEENEGKIRVAATIIVERDSQKGIVIGKRGALLKEVGIRARKDIEMLLGSKVYLELWVKVQKDWRNKSTHLRDFGFRDDEY from the coding sequence ATGCTGGAAAATAATGCTGGCTATAAGTCAGGTTTTATCTCAATTATTGGTCGACCAAATGTAGGAAAGTCAACATTTTTAAACCGAGTGATTGGTCAAAAAATTGCCATTATGAGTGATAAGCCACAAACAACAAGAAACAAAGTACAAGGTGTACTAACAACAGATGATAGCCAAATGATTTTTATCGATACACCTGGAATTCATAAGCCAAAGCATAAATTAGGCGACTTCATGTTAAAGGTGTCTAAAAACACATTGCGTGAAGTGGATGTAATTATGTTCATGGTGAACGCCGAGCAGAAGCTTGGAAAGGGAGACGAGTTCATTTTAGAATTGTTAGAAGGTAACCCTACTCCGGTATTCCTAGTTATCAATAAGATTGATCAGGTTCATCCAGATGAATTAATGGGGATCATCGATAGCTATAAGGAGCGCTATGACTTCGCAGAAATAGTGCCGATTTCAGCACTACAGGGGAATAATGTTGAAAATCTATTGGCTACACTAACGAAATATTTGCCAGAAGGTCCGCAATATTATCCAGCTGACCAAGTTACAGACCACCCTGAGCGATTCATTATTTCAGAGCTTATTCGTGAGAAAGTATTACATCTAACTCGTGAGGAAATACCACATTCTATTGCAGTGGTAATCGATAAAATCCGTCGTGATGAAGAAAATGAAGGCAAAATCCGTGTAGCAGCGACAATTATCGTTGAACGTGATTCGCAAAAAGGAATTGTCATTGGTAAACGCGGAGCCTTATTAAAAGAAGTGGGTATACGTGCCCGAAAGGATATCGAAATGCTTCTTGGCTCTAAAGTCTATTTAGAATTATGGGTTAAGGTGCAAAAGGATTGGCGTAATAAATCAACGCATCTACGTGATTTTGGCTTCCGTGATGACGAATATTAA
- a CDS encoding cytidine deaminase produces MTIDMHALLEESKLAREKAYVPYSKFKVGAALLTKNGDVIHGCNIENAGYSMTNCAERTAFFKAVSEGIYDFEAIAIVADTEGPCAPCGACRQVMMEFCGPTMPVYLTNLKGDVTVTSVGELLPFAFTTEDLENAGK; encoded by the coding sequence ATGACGATTGATATGCATGCATTATTAGAAGAGTCAAAGTTAGCGCGAGAAAAGGCGTATGTTCCTTATTCGAAATTTAAAGTAGGAGCGGCTCTTTTAACGAAAAACGGCGATGTCATTCACGGCTGTAATATTGAAAATGCAGGCTATAGTATGACCAATTGTGCAGAGCGTACGGCGTTTTTCAAAGCAGTATCAGAGGGCATTTATGATTTTGAAGCAATTGCAATTGTCGCTGATACAGAGGGTCCTTGTGCGCCATGCGGGGCTTGCCGTCAAGTGATGATGGAGTTTTGCGGGCCAACGATGCCTGTTTATTTAACAAATTTAAAAGGTGATGTTACGGTAACGTCGGTTGGCGAATTATTACCGTTTGCATTCACAACGGAGGATTTAGAGAATGCTGGAAAATAA
- a CDS encoding diacylglycerol kinase family protein, translating into MDVRKYFRSFVYAFQGILTACKEQNFQSHVLSAGIVLIVGYFTGLSRIEWFIVLLLIALMFALEMINTAIERVVDLASPAIHPLAKQAKDLAAGAVLVFALFSAIIGLLIFIPKWF; encoded by the coding sequence ATGGATGTGCGCAAATATTTTCGCTCGTTCGTTTATGCCTTTCAAGGCATCCTAACAGCATGTAAGGAGCAAAACTTTCAATCGCATGTGCTAAGTGCCGGAATTGTCTTGATTGTTGGGTATTTTACTGGTTTATCACGTATAGAATGGTTCATTGTGTTATTATTAATAGCACTGATGTTTGCTCTTGAAATGATAAATACCGCCATTGAACGAGTGGTGGATTTGGCGTCGCCAGCTATTCACCCGCTTGCTAAGCAAGCAAAGGATCTTGCAGCGGGTGCTGTACTTGTATTTGCTTTATTCAGTGCTATAATCGGTTTACTAATCTTTATACCGAAATGGTTTTAA